TGCGACCTGGTCGCTGGAGATCGCACGCCATCTCGGCGGCGAGGGGCGCGTCGCCCTGTTGATCTGGGGCGATCCTTCGCTTTACGACTCGAGCCTGCGGATTGCGCGACGGCTTGATCCGCTGCCTGACATCGCGGTGATCCCGGGCATCACGTCGATCCAGGCGCTGTGCGCGGCGCATGCGCTGCCGCTCAACGAGATCGGCGAGCCGTTCGTGGTCACGACGGGGCGCCGGCTTCGTGAGGGTGGTTGGCCGGCTGGCGTTGACACTGTGGTCGTGATGCTCGACGGTGGCACGGCTTTCGAGACGCTGGATCCTGCGGGCCTGAAGATCTGGTGGGGTGCCTATCTCGGCATGCCTGATCAGATCATCATGGCAGGGGAGCTCGCGGAGACCGGTCCTCGCATCGTCGCCGCGCGGCGGAAGGCGCGTGCGCAGCACGGCTGGATCATGGACTGTTATGTCTTGAAGCGATCGTGATCGCGGATCGCGCCGGCACGCGATGCCGCCGCGGGTCTCAGGTCTTCAATGGGTCTCAGGTCTTCAACCCGCGAATGGACGGCTGGATGGTGAGGCGATAGGCAACGAGCCTGTCGCCATCGAACTGCTCGAGCGTCGTTTCGCAAACCGGGCAGCGATACTCACCCCTGTCGCCCGATCTGGAGACCAGCTCAAGGCGCCGGAATCCGGCCCCGCAGCGTGGACACGTGACGTCGTCCTTCTTCATCAAGCCACCCCAGAACAACACCGGCGGTATTTTGTAACCCAGACCGCGCGGCGGAACTATGGTCATGGCCGGAGGGCTGCGGACCATTCGTGCATGGGAACAAACGATGCGCCCGCACCGAGCCGGAGACGCCGCAGCCGACCGCGCCGAACGGGTCGTCCAGTTCGACGCATTCCGGTGATCCGGCAATGGGTTATGGCTCGACCTTGAGAGGGGCCGTCTGCGATCGGAATTGCGCACCCATCATGGCTGCCGCGTTGCCGCATCGGGGAGCTGTGACGCCGCGGCGGCCGCAGGGTCAGGACTTGCGATGCCTGGCGTTGACTGCGATCGCCGCGGCGGCGGTGCGGTTCTCGACCCCGAGCTTGGCGTAGATTTGCTCCAGGTGCTTGTCGACGGTGCGTGGGCTAAGGCCCAGGATCTGCGCGATGTCGCGGTTGGTCTTGCCCTTGGAGAGCCAGGACAGCACCTCGCCCTCGCGGGTGGTGAGGCCGAGCTCGCTGGAGAATTCCGCGGGCATGTCGCCGCTGGTGTCTTTTGCCAACCGCAGCAGGAATTCGTTGGGCCCGAGCTTGCCCATGTATTG
The window above is part of the Bradyrhizobium sp. PSBB068 genome. Proteins encoded here:
- the cobF gene encoding precorrin-6A synthase (deacetylating), which encodes MLTFSLIGIGCGDPRQLTLAATAAINAADLILIPRKGTAKSDLAGLRRTICAQALSNTRTRIAEFDLPVRDAGEEDYRRGVDDWHDAIAATWSLEIARHLGGEGRVALLIWGDPSLYDSSLRIARRLDPLPDIAVIPGITSIQALCAAHALPLNEIGEPFVVTTGRRLREGGWPAGVDTVVVMLDGGTAFETLDPAGLKIWWGAYLGMPDQIIMAGELAETGPRIVAARRKARAQHGWIMDCYVLKRS